A DNA window from Streptomyces sp. CA-278952 contains the following coding sequences:
- a CDS encoding OsmC family protein has product MATTRQAHTNWEGNLIEGKGVVTFDSSGIGDYPVSWPARSEQANGKTSPEELIAAAHSSCFSMALSHGLAGAGTPSTRLETKAEVTFQPGTGITGIHLTVVGEVPGLDEDAFLKAAEDAKANCPVSQALTGTTITLTASLA; this is encoded by the coding sequence ATGGCTACCACGCGTCAGGCGCACACGAACTGGGAAGGCAACCTGATCGAGGGCAAGGGGGTCGTCACCTTCGACTCCTCCGGCATCGGCGACTACCCCGTCTCCTGGCCCGCCCGCTCGGAGCAGGCGAACGGGAAGACGAGCCCCGAGGAGCTCATCGCCGCCGCCCACTCCAGCTGCTTCTCGATGGCGCTCTCCCACGGCCTCGCCGGGGCCGGCACCCCGTCGACCCGGCTGGAGACCAAGGCCGAGGTGACCTTCCAGCCCGGTACCGGCATCACCGGCATCCACCTCACCGTCGTGGGCGAGGTGCCCGGTCTCGACGAGGACGCCTTCCTGAAGGCCGCCGAGGACGCCAAGGCGAACTGCCCGGTCAGCCAGGCGCTCACCGGCACCACGATCACCCTGACGGCTTCGCTCGCCTGA
- a CDS encoding alkaline phosphatase PhoX has protein sequence MSTAPRSTATRRQVLAGSGAAAAIAFTGAFSELFAGTAAARGHDGYGPLVPDPDGLLDLPKGFRYRVLSREGEPLRSGEGPVPGNHDGMAALPGRNGRVHLVRNHENRHTAKLGVPPVEGLTYDPAAKGGCTSLELDGRNKVLGERVAIAGTAVNCAGGPTPWRTWLTCEENEDKAGTNGYTKDHGFIFEVDGADPRRTGAVPLTAMGRFQHEAIAVDPRSGIVYETEDAFDKPFGLFYRFLPEKPLGGTGSLRAGGALEAMRVPGVPDLSSVQETGTSFDRIEWVPVPDPPAAETAIRFQDFGPKGVTHAQKLEGCYWGGSSVYFVSSFARSDEGSAADHYGQVWRYEPRKRRLTLVVIFGPDTDIQLPGESPDNICLAADGGLMVCEDGGGAQHVLGVTRRGEVYTMARGRQNIGTPEEPEWGEFAGVVFSPDGSTMYVNCYTPGTTFAVTGPWC, from the coding sequence ATGTCAACCGCACCCCGCTCCACCGCGACACGACGCCAGGTCCTGGCAGGCAGCGGCGCAGCCGCCGCGATCGCCTTCACCGGGGCCTTCTCCGAACTCTTCGCGGGCACGGCCGCCGCACGCGGCCACGACGGCTACGGCCCGCTCGTCCCCGACCCCGACGGCCTGCTCGACCTGCCGAAGGGATTCCGTTACCGGGTGCTGTCCCGGGAGGGCGAACCGCTGCGCTCCGGCGAGGGGCCGGTGCCGGGCAACCACGACGGGATGGCCGCGCTGCCCGGCCGCAACGGCCGGGTCCACCTCGTCCGCAACCACGAGAACCGGCACACCGCCAAGCTCGGCGTACCGCCCGTCGAGGGGCTGACCTACGACCCGGCGGCCAAGGGCGGCTGCACCTCCCTGGAGCTGGACGGCCGCAACAAGGTGCTCGGCGAACGCGTCGCCATCGCCGGTACGGCGGTCAACTGCGCGGGCGGGCCCACCCCCTGGCGCACCTGGCTGACCTGCGAGGAGAACGAGGACAAGGCCGGGACCAACGGGTACACCAAGGACCACGGCTTCATCTTCGAGGTGGACGGCGCCGATCCGCGCCGCACCGGGGCCGTCCCGCTGACCGCGATGGGCCGCTTCCAGCACGAGGCGATCGCCGTCGACCCGAGATCCGGGATCGTGTACGAGACGGAGGACGCGTTCGACAAGCCGTTCGGGCTCTTCTACCGCTTCCTTCCCGAGAAGCCGCTCGGCGGCACCGGATCGCTCCGGGCGGGCGGGGCGCTGGAGGCGATGCGGGTGCCGGGCGTGCCCGACCTTTCCTCCGTCCAGGAGACCGGTACGAGCTTCGACCGGATCGAGTGGGTCCCCGTACCGGATCCGCCGGCGGCGGAGACCGCGATCCGTTTCCAGGACTTCGGCCCGAAGGGCGTCACGCACGCCCAGAAGCTGGAGGGCTGCTACTGGGGCGGCTCGTCCGTCTACTTCGTCTCCAGCTTCGCCCGCAGCGACGAGGGTTCGGCGGCCGACCACTACGGCCAGGTCTGGCGGTACGAGCCGAGGAAGCGGCGGCTCACCCTGGTTGTGATCTTCGGCCCGGACACCGACATCCAGCTGCCCGGCGAGTCCCCCGACAACATCTGCCTGGCGGCCGACGGCGGGCTGATGGTCTGCGAGGACGGCGGCGGCGCGCAGCACGTGCTCGGGGTGACCCGGCGCGGCGAGGTCTACACCATGGCGCGCGGACGGCAGAACATCGGGACGCCCGAGGAGCCGGAGTGGGGGGAGTTCGCGGGGGTCGTCTTCTCCCCGGACGGCTCGACGATGTACGTGAACTGCTACACGCCGGGGACGACGTTCGCGGTGACGGGGCCGTGGTGCTGA
- a CDS encoding polysaccharide deacetylase family protein, whose product MRMTTARAVAGVLTCAVLTGCGAAPAPAPPPTPTASAPASAAPEKPPTMAPGPAGRTPVFERRPTGGGAAGRTAEKVVALTFDADMTADQGPRAASGERFDNPELIALLRGLKVPSTVFMTGRWAEEYPAQAKAIGTDPLFEIANHSYSHHAFSSPCYGLPVIGKATMAREVERAFTAFREAGARNVVPYFRFPGGCYDDTALRALAPANVTAVQWDVVSGDAFATDADAVAEQVLDGVRPGSLVVMHCTRSAAPATEAAVRRIVPELRELGYRFVKVSELMEERP is encoded by the coding sequence ATGCGGATGACGACGGCTCGGGCGGTCGCGGGGGTACTGACCTGCGCCGTCCTGACCGGGTGCGGGGCCGCTCCCGCACCCGCTCCCCCACCCACCCCCACGGCCTCCGCCCCGGCTTCGGCCGCACCGGAGAAGCCGCCCACGATGGCCCCCGGCCCGGCGGGCCGCACCCCGGTCTTCGAGCGGAGGCCGACGGGCGGGGGTGCGGCCGGGCGCACGGCGGAGAAGGTCGTGGCGCTGACGTTCGACGCCGACATGACGGCCGACCAGGGCCCCCGGGCCGCCTCCGGCGAACGCTTCGACAACCCGGAACTGATCGCGCTGCTGCGCGGGCTGAAGGTGCCCTCCACCGTCTTCATGACCGGGCGCTGGGCCGAGGAGTACCCGGCGCAGGCGAAGGCCATCGGCACGGACCCCCTGTTCGAGATCGCCAACCACTCCTACAGCCACCACGCCTTCAGCTCCCCTTGCTACGGCCTGCCGGTGATCGGGAAGGCCACGATGGCCCGCGAGGTGGAACGTGCCTTCACGGCGTTCCGGGAGGCGGGGGCGCGGAACGTGGTGCCGTACTTCCGTTTCCCCGGCGGCTGTTACGACGACACGGCGCTGCGCGCGCTGGCCCCGGCGAACGTGACGGCGGTGCAGTGGGACGTGGTCAGCGGCGACGCCTTCGCCACGGACGCGGACGCGGTGGCCGAGCAGGTGCTGGACGGGGTGCGGCCGGGCTCCCTCGTGGTGATGCACTGCACCCGCAGCGCGGCCCCGGCCACCGAGGCGGCCGTACGCCGGATCGTGCCGGAACTGCGCGAGCTCGGCTACCGCTTCGTGAAGGTGTCCGAGTTGATGGAGGAGAGGCCCTGA